Proteins co-encoded in one Brassica oleracea var. oleracea cultivar TO1000 chromosome C4, BOL, whole genome shotgun sequence genomic window:
- the LOC106342296 gene encoding probable inactive receptor kinase At2g26730, protein MPENRFWFSANPNYLRNPLLVKQTKEETRKIRLLSYFSYYYFLFFLKNPPMGGISLVLSCFVSILLLTERVSSESLEEKQALLAFLQRIPHENRLQWNDSDSACNWVGVECNSDRSSVYSLRLPGTGLVGQIPSGTLGKLSQLRVLSLRSNRLSGQIPPDFKNLTHLRSLYLQHNELSGEFPASITQLTGLVRLDISSNNLTGSIPFAVNNLTLLTGLFLGNNRFSGNLPSITVGLTDFNVSVNNLNGSIPSSLSKFPAASFAGNVNLCGGPLRPCKSFFISPSPSPDADSPPSRFSGGKKSKLSTAAIIAISVASALIGLLLLALVFFLCLTRRKRRGGGGSRTKQTKPAETTTRNVPEAIPPAGGASSSKDVTTGTSSGMGERNRLVFTEGGVYSFDLEDLLRASAEVLGKGSVGTSYKAVLEEGTTVVVKRLKDVAASKKEFESQMEVVGKTKHPNVVPLRAYYYSKDEKLLVFDFMPSGSLSALLHGSRGSGRTPLDWDNRMRIAITAARGLAHLHVSAKLVHGNIKASNILLQPNQDTCVSDYGLNQLFSNTTPPNRLAGYHAPEVLETRKVTFKSDVYSFGVLLLELLTGKSPNQVSLGEEGIDLPRWVLSVVREEWTAEVFDVELMRYHNIEEEMVQLLQIAMACVSTVPDQRPVMQEVLRMIEDVNRSETTDDGLRQSSDDPSKGSEGQTPPGESRTPPRSVTP, encoded by the exons ATGCCCGAAAACCGTTTCTGGTTTTCAGCAAACCCTAATTATCTACGAAACCCACTTCTTGTAAAACAGACAAAAGAAGAAACTCGCAAGATTCGTTTATTATCCTATTTTTCATATTATTATTTTTTGTTTTTCCTGAAAAATCCACCAATGGGAGGCATTTCACTGGTTTTAAGTTGTTTCGTCTCGATTCTGCTGTTGACCGAGCGAGTCAGCTCAGAGTCACTCGAGGAGAAACAAGCACTCCTCGCCTTCCTTCAACGGATTCCTCACGAGAATCGTCTCCAGTGGAACGACTCAGACTCGGCCTGTAACTGGGTCGGAGTAGAATGCAACTCGGACCGGTCCTCCGTCTACTCTCTCCGGTTACCAGGTACCGGTTTAGTCGGTCAGATCCCATCCGGAACCTTAGGGAAACTGAGCCAGCTACGAGTTCTCAGTCTCCGGTCTAACCGGCTCTCCGGTCAGATCCCTCCAGATTTCAAAAACCTCACTCACCTCCGGAGCTTATACCTACAACACAACGAACTCTCCGGGGAGTTCCCGGCGAGTATCACGCAGCTAACCGGCTTGGTTCGTCTCGACATCTCTTCTAACAACTTAACCGGATCGATTCCTTTCGCAGTCAACAACCTCACTCTCTTGACCGGTCTCTTCCTCGGGAACAACCGATTCTCCGGGAACCTCCCGAGCATAACCGTCGGTTTAACGGACTTCAACGTCTCCGTCAACAACCTAAACGGCTCGATTCCTTCTTCCTTGTCTAAATTCCCCGCCGCGTCGTTCGCGGGGAACGTGAATCTCTGCGGCGGTCCGTTGCGGCCGTGCAAATCATTCTTCATATCTCCGTCGCCCTCTCCTGATGCTGATTCTCCTCCCTCACGTTTCTCCGGCGGGAAGAAATCAAAGCTGTCCACGGCGGCTATTATTGCGATCTCCGTCGCGAGCGCGTTAATTGGTCTTCTCCTGTTAGCTCTCGTCTTTTTCCTCTGCTTGACGAGGAGGAAACGACGAGGAGGAGGAGGAAGCAGAACGAAACAGACGAAGCCTGCGGAGACGACAACGCGAAACGTCCCCGAGGCGATTCCTCCAGCTGGAGGAGCTTCGTCGTCTAAGGATGTTACTACGGGGACGTCGTCGGGGATGGGAGAGAGGAACAGACTCGTTTTCACGGAAGGAGGGGTTTACAGTTTCGATTTGGAGGATTTGCTGAGAGCTTCGGCGGAGGTTTTGGGGAAAGGAAGCGTGGGGACGTCGTATAAGGCGGTGTTGGAGGAAGGCACGACGGTGGTCGTGAAGCGTTTGAAAGACGTGGCGGCGTCGAAGAAGGAGTTCGAATCGCAGATGGAGGTTGTTGGCAAAACCAAGCACCCGAATGTTGTTCCGTTGAGAGCTTATTATTACTCCAAAGATGAGAAGCTTCTCGTCTTTGATTTCATGCCCAGTGGAAGCCTCTCTGCTCTTCTTCACG GGAGCCGTGGATCGGGACGAACTCCGTTAGACTGGGATAACCGTATGAGAATAGCAATAACTGCAGCGAGAGGTTTGGCCCATCTTCATGTTTCAGCCAAATTGGTGCATGGAAACATCAAAGCCTCAAACATACTCCTACAACCAAACCAAGACACTTGCGTCTCTGACTACGGACTCAACCAACTGTTCAGTAACACGACTCCACCAAACCGTTTGGCGGGTTATCATGCTCCCGAAGTTCTCGAGACACGGAAAGTAACTTTCAAATCAGATGTGTATAGTTTCGGGGTGTTGCTGCTTGAGCTCTTGACTGGTAAATCACCAAACCAGGTATCACTCGGTGAAGAAGGCATTGATCTACCTCGGTGGGTACTCTCTGTGGTTAGAGAAGAATGGACTGCTGAAGTATTCGATGTTGAGCTGATGAGGTACCACAACATAGAGGAAGAGATGGTCCAGCTTCTTCAAATCGCAATGGCGTGTGTCTCTACGGTTCCTGATCAACGGCCGGTAATGCAGGAAGTGCTGAGAATGATTGAGGATGTGAACAGAAGTGAAACAACCGATGACGGGTTAAGACAATCGTCTGATGACCCGTCCAAAGGTTCAGAGGGTCAGACTCCTCCAGGGGAATCAAGGACGCCACCACGTTCGGTCACGCCTTAG